In Nicotiana tabacum cultivar K326 chromosome 11, ASM71507v2, whole genome shotgun sequence, a single window of DNA contains:
- the LOC107793245 gene encoding putative late blight resistance protein homolog R1A-3: protein MEKGKENEGEREKGEANNSLMTSAVFHKDIDNLLDFIERLKNRRDQIALDIDENENLTMLLKFMSSFFQLFYFIPGGLDAEKSCMLYEFHGLVQSLFHQNGDDMLRKLTDDVPTCLLENMVSCLSSYHNSEPSATMTEDQLVVSMTEDQLVVLLDALLVYLHDQSKLFAKLICPLKTEYEVLQNVCGNLRDFHGLKVNNYIEYETIEYVLSQFQLMAERVKHFCFAFLAYHFKMIADVPQVKLAHLLLEIVPVQLEVMHICCTNLKASKSAEVGHFKKQLLEASPDILREYLIHLQEHRVNVITLSTSAQNIYVMIEFLLIILTDLPKDIIHHDKLFVFLSRVATLTREVSILVRNTEENSRNEENTNETSYTSLDLRGNIEFLKEDLKYVFLKAPVDSQQLCFPNSDGSLFMNLLLINLNGLLNSNAYAIALIKEEIGLMKEYLQFIRLFFGNVEQELNRDLWTRVLDVAYEAEHVINSILVRDHGLLHLIFLLPDTVEKIKLIKKEVQENMSLIVVNSPNKQVERKPSKKQVGQIIVGFEEEKNLLISQLTNRLAELDVISIIGMPGAGKTTLAYKVFNDKSVTSHFDIRAWCTVDQEYDSKKVLHKFFNQVTGLDAEFTEDFDVYDELRKTLHSRRYLIVLDDLWDTKAWDELTMPFHDFQKGSRIILTSREKKVALHGKRHSDPLNLRLLRQEESWELLEKKVFGEESCPDELRDVGEEIALKCDGLPLALDLIGGIIAKMEKKEDLWLEVLNNLKSFKNEGEVMEVIELSYDHLLDHLKPCLLYLASYPKDTNIQISQLNDLWSAEGFAEQNDIKSVEEVSESYVDELISSSLVILFNERGISDRSIKIHDLVHDFCSRKAEKKNLLGFVRSRDPSSFSDLMPRGMIIHYDHSEESFVLFSPEKKNPYVKHLLSLKVDMDEYGMPNKLPENCHLRHLRLLTRLELLHITLTDSTLNEIGMLVHLRCLNIRTEARAFPPSFANLLNLETLVVDNGRSLMVISPSIWSLPKLRHVSMNKFFLFEPTIDKPTVLEEELKLENLRILHKPAIFCLEDRKEIFKRFPNLRNLKFSITIPRNFRSDAIDEEICFPRLDVLNELEEVSAYFSVKWHNAHQWDFHFPLSLKKLELRRFDLTSDSLSRIARLPNLQKLCLHSLTIQGKEWNAEEVTFHSLKSLKLAWVSFSEWQVGEESFPVLEELQLRHCTELTEIPDSFGDIPSLKSIALDSNPQLEDSALRIKEYVSEMTGKDKLELK, encoded by the exons atggaaaaaggaaaagaaaatgaaggagaAAGAGAGAAAGGGGAAGCAAACAACTCATTG ATGACATCTGCTGTATTTCACAAGGACATTGACAATCTGTTGGATTTTATAGAGAGGCTAAAGAATCGACGAGATCAAATTGCTCTTGACATAGATGAAAATGAAAATCTGACAATGCTGCTGAAGTTTATGTCATCATTTTTTCAGCTTTTTTATTTCATTCCCGGTGGTTTGGATGCCGAAAAATCTTGCATGTTATATGAGTTTCATGGTCTGGTTCAGTCACTTTTTCATCAGAATGGAGATGACATGCTGCGTAAATTGACGGATGATGTCCCTACTTGCCTCCTGGAAAATATGGTAAGTTGTCTCAGCTCATATCATAATTCTGAACCAAGTGCCACTATGACTGAGGATCAGTTGGTCGTATCTATGACTGAGGATCAGTTGGTCGTACTTTTGGACGCCCTCCTCGTGTATCTCCATGATCAATCCAAGTTGTTTGCTAAGTTGATTTGCCCATTAAAGACTGAATATGAGGTTCTTCAGAATGTATGTGGTAATTTAAGAGATTTCCATGGGCTAAAAGTAAATAATTACATTGAGTATGAGACAATTGAATATGTCTTGTCTCAGTTTCAACTTATGGCTGAGAGAGTAAAACACTTCTGTTTTGCCTTTTTGGCTTATCATTTTAAAATGATAGCTGACGTCCCTCAAGTCAAGCTAGCTCATCTGCTTCTGGAGATTGTTCCTGTTCAACTGGAGGTTATGCACATATGTTGTACAAATTTGAAAGCTTCAAAATCAGCAGAAGTTGGACACTTCAAGAAGCAGCTCTTAGAAGCCTCTCCCGACATTCTTAGAGAATATCTGATTCATCTACAAGAGCATAGGGTAAATGTTATTACTCTTAGCACTTCAGCTCAAAACATTTATGTCATGATAGAGTTTCTATTGATTATTCTCACAGATTTGCCCAAAGACATTATTCATCACGACAAACTGTTTGTATTCTTGTCACGTGTTGCAACTCTTACTAGGGAGGTATCCATTCTGGTTCGCAACACAGAAGAGAACTCAAGGAATGAAGAGAATACGAATGAAACAAGTTATACAAGTCTAGATTTACGGGGAAATATTGAATTCCTGAAGGAAGATCTCAAATATGTTTTCTTGAAAGCCCCTGTAGACTCACAACAACTTTGCTTCCCCAATAGTGATGGATCACTCTTCATGAATCTTCTACTCATAAACTTAAATGGTTTGCTCAATTCCAATGCTTATGCAATTGCTTTGATTAAGGAAGAAATTGGGTTGATGAAAGAATACCTACAGTTCATAAGATTGTTCTTTGGGAatgttgagcaagaattgaatAGGGATCTTTGGACTCGTGTTCTAGATGTGGCATATGAGGCAGAACATGTCATCAATTCAATTCTTGTCAGAGATCATGGTCTCTTGCACCTTATTTTCTTACTACCTGATACCGTTGAAAAGATCAAGCTTATCAAGAAAGAGGTACAGGAAAACATGAGTCTTATTGTTGTAAACTCTCCCAATAAACAAGTTGAAAGAAAGCCATCAAAAAAGCAAGTTGGGCAAATAATTGTAGGCTTTGAGGAGGAGAAAAACCTGTTAATTTCACAGCTTACCAATCGACTAGCAGAGCTAGATGTTATTTCGATCATTGGCATGCCTGGTGCAGGTAAAACTACTCTTGCGTACAAAGTATTCAATGATAAGTCAGTTACTAGTCATTTTGATATTCGTGCATGGTGTACAGTCGACCAAGAGTATGACAGCAAAAAGGTGTTGCATAAATTTTTTAATCAAGTCACTGGTTTAGATGCGGAATTTACCGAGGATTTTGATGTTTATGATGAGCTTCGAAAAACGCTGCATAGTAGGAGATACCTTATTGTTTTGGATGACTTGTGGGATACTAAAGCATGGGATGAGCTAACAATGCCTTTTCATGATTTTCAGAAAGGAAGTAGAATTATTTTAACAAGTCGAGAAAAGAAAGTGGCTTTGCATGGAAAACGTCATAGTGATCCTCTTAACCTTCGATTGCTAAGACAAGAAGAAAGTTGGGAGTTATTAGAGAAAAAGGTATTCGGAGAAGAAAGCTGCCCTGATGAACTAAGGGATGTTGGAGAAGAAATAGCCCTAAAGTGTGATGGTCTTCCTTTGGCACTTGATCTGATTGGTGGAATCATTGCGAAGATGGAAAAGAAAGAGGATTTGTGGCTGGaagttttaaataatttgaaaTCCTTTAAGAATGAAGGGGAGGTGATGGAGGTTATAGAgttaagttatgaccatttatTGGATCACCTAAAGCCATGCTTGCTCTACCTCGCAAGCTACCCAAAGGACACAAATATTCAAATCTCTCAATTGAATGACTTATGGAGTGCCGAAGGGTTTGCGGAACAAAATGACATAAAGAGTGTGGAAGAAGTATCTGAGTCTTATGTTGATGAGTTAATTTCTAGTAGCTTGGTAATACTTTTCAATGAGAGAGGTATCAGTGACCGGAGTATCAAAATTCATGATCTCGTGCATGATTTTTGTTCGAGAAAAGCTGAAAAGAAAAATTTGCTAGGCTTTGTAAGATCAAGGGATCCATCCTCTTTTTCAGATCTGATGCCACGGGGAATGATCATTCATTATGATCATTCAGAAGAAAGTTTTGTCCTGTTCAGCCCAGAAAAGAAAAATCCTTATGTTAAACACCTCCTCTCTTTGAAGGTAGACATGGATGAATATGGGATGCCCAACAAGCTTCCCGAAAACTGTCACCTAAGACACTTGAGGCTTCTTACACGGTTGGAGCTGCTCCACATAACTTTGACAGATTCTACGCTGAATGAAATAGGCATGCTTGTTCATTTGAGGTGCTTAAACATTCGAACAGAGGCAAGAGCTTTCCCTCCATCATTTGCAAACCTCTTGAATCTGGAAACTCTGGTGGTGGATAATGGTCGATCATTAATGGTAATATCACCTAGTATTTGGAGTCTTCCAAAGCTACGacatgtgagcatgaataaattTTTTCTCTTTGAACCGACCATCGACAAACCAACAGTGTTAGAAGAAGAGTTGAAGTTAGAGAATTTGAGAATATTACATAAGCCCGCCATTTTCTGTTTGGAAGACAGAAAGGAGATATTCAAAAGGTTTCCCAATCTTCGAAACCTTAAATTCAGCATTACCATACCAAGGAATTTCAGATCAGATGCAATAGACGAGGAAATTTGTTTTCCAAGATTGGATGTCCTTAATGAACTTGAAGAAGTTTCTGCATATTTTAGCGTCAAGTGGCACAATGCACATCAGTGGGATTTTCACTTTCCTTTGAGCTTGAAAAAATTGGAGCTAAGACGGTTTGATCTGACATCCGATTCGCTATCAAGAATTGCGAGATTACCCAACCTTCAAAAACTGTGTTTACACAGCTTAACCATCCAGGGTAAAGAATGGAACGCTGAGGAAGTCACCTTCCACAGTCTCAAATCGCTAAAGTTGGCATGGGTGTCTTTTTCTGAATGGCAGGTTGGGGAGGAATCGTTTCCTGTGCTGGAAGAACTACAATTACGACACTGTACTGAGCTTACAGAGATCCCAGACAGTTTTGGGGATATTCCTTCATTGAAGTCCATCGCACTGGATAGCAACCCTCAACTCGAAGATTCAGCCCTAAGGATTAAGGAATATGTTTCAGAAATGACGGGAAAAGACAAGCTTGAGTTAAAGTAG
- the LOC142166104 gene encoding uncharacterized protein LOC142166104, which yields MNKICDLFGFKQRNTSKYYDVVNGLADAFNKTLCNLLKMVVSESKRDWHNKMEEVFWAYRTTYRTPTQATPYPLIYGVEAVLPLKRQIPSLQLVIQEGLTDEENARLRLGELEGLDEKRLEAQKSLECYQACLSRSFNKRARLRFFQVDDQVLVVKRLIITSRRSGGKFSAKWDAPYVVQEVYSSGTYEIVDSESLQIGPIYGKFMKRYYP from the coding sequence ATGAACAAAATATGTGATctttttggcttcaagcaacgcaATACCTCCAAGTATTATGATGTTGTCAATGGACTTGCTGATGCATTTAATAAGACGCTCTGCAACTTGTTGAAAATGGTTGTCTCTGAGTCTAAAAGAGATTGGCATAATAAAATGGAAGAAGTATTTTGGGCATATAGGACCACATATCGCACACCAACGCAAGCGACTCCTTATCCACTTATTTATGGAGTTGAAGCAGTCCTTCCACTTAAGCGTCAAATCCCATCGTTACAGCTTGTCATTCAAGAAGGactcactgatgaagaaaatgctcggtTACGCCTTGGAGAATTGGAAGGTCTTGATGAAAAGAGGCTAGAAGCTCAAAAAAgccttgaatgttatcaagcttgTCTGTCTCGATCTTTTAACAAAAGGGCGCGCCTTAGATTTTTCCAAGTGGATGACCAAGTTCTTGTGGTCAAAAGACTTATTATTACCTCTCGTCGATCTGGGGGCAAATTCTCTGCTAAGTGGGATGCACCATATGTTGTACAAGAGGTATACTCAAGTGGCACTTACGAGATAGTTGACTCAGAAAGTTTGCAGATTGGCCCTATCTATGGAAAATTCATGAAGAGATACTATCCTTGA